The genomic window GCCTTCTTATAATCTAGCATCACTGTAGAACAATCAGAAGACTCTACGCTGCCAGTCGTTTCACTTGTTTCCCTGGAATGAATCTTGCTAAAGAGTAACAAGTCTAAGTCATTCAGTCAGCTCACTGTGAGTTCgaaattttgttttattAGTAAAATATCCTGTCGGCCGGATCGCAGTAGACATGCGAAGTTCCAACGCTGAAAAGTGTCCGTGCATTGGTCATGCACAGATGGACGCCCGTTCCGTGGTCAGAGTGCTCGGTGACGTACGACGTTGGCATAGAAATGCGCAACATCACTGTTCTCCTTGTTACGCGTCctgctcttcgttttcatgTCATGACCGTCGCAGTTGGAATTCTTTGCGATTGGCAGAGCGGTTCGTCGTCACTCCAAGACCGCCAGCGGCATCAAAAAACGATCAGCTCGAAAATCCTCTACGAGCATGCCTCACGCAACGCGAATCATCGACAAACAGCCCCAAAGCAACACTTGCGCACTATTGCGACTACCTAGCGCGCGAAAGGCTCCGTTTTTTGCGGTAAACGTGAGTTCGGAACCTTAGTAACGCCCATAGTAACACACGCCGTGACGTAATCGATTCTCTCGGCAGCGCCGTCTCAGCTCGTCGCGCAATCTTTTCAGAAATAAAGGAATTAGGAGTGAGTGAATGAAATGATATCGAACACTTCCCTTCCAAAGAATTCTCATTGATCCCATTGTGAGGCTAACTTCTGTGCGAAATTTTATTCAGATAGCATGGTTCTTTTAGGTTTCAGCTGCGAGTCTTGGAGAAAATCAAAGTCTCTACTTAGATTATTTGTTTTGCTCAGAAGTCTCCCAGGTGACCGACAAggtttattttctcttttgtctcACTATCATCCCCGTGGTCGTTCGAAAGATGCCTTTTCAGACGAAGTCTCTGATGTCTGACCGGGCCAGATTCAACGTTATTTACTTTGTCCTTTTTGGataattttgtttttcaggACGCTCAGAAGCTTCCTGATCTCAGCCCCAGACTTGCGCGAGTAGAACCGAGTCGTGAGATTGGTGAGTGCTTCATTCTCTTAAACGTATTTGCGATACGATTGTTCTTTAAAATTCTAGCTCTTCAATACAATCCATCTCATCTCGAAATGGAAGATCTGACCTTTCACATGCGGTCTCAATGGAGAGACGTTGCACGCTGCATTGTGCCCCTCTTCACCAATTCTGAAATCGAACATATCGAGTTGCATGAGAGAGAAGATCAGCCGCTTCGCTTCCTCCAAGCCTGGATCGAGAAACACGGCCTCGAAGCAACGCGAGAATCGCTGTGCGCCGCTCTCATAGCTGTGGGCCTCGCTTCCGGTGCTAAAGAAGTCTTTCCTGAAATTTATGAGAAGATGACTAAGGTACTGTATTTTTTATCATCAGATTCTAGCGACGCTTCTTAGGAAGAAGTTTTGAATTGGTCTGTTCAAGTTCAACCGAGTGAGCTCGATTACGACGAAGGTCTCGGCGGAGGAGCATGCGGCGAGGTATTCAAAGCGACGCTGAAGAAATCCGGGAAGCCGAAAAAAACGGTCGCCGTAAAAGTTTTCAAGGATTTCggtagaagaagaaagacggaaaagtATCTATGTGTATCTGCTTTCACTTTTCTTAACGCCTGTCTGTTGCATATATTTTGCAGGGAATACGAGCTGTTTAAAAAGGAAGCCGCGATTCTCCTTCAGATCGACGAAAATCCTTTCATTTTGCGTCTGATCGGGTTCTGCGCTGTTCCAACCTTCTACGCTCTCGTGACAGAGTTTGTAAGTGGCGGAGAtttgtcttctcttctcgaGTCCCACGAGCACAGAGCGGAAGTTGACAAGTGGGAAACACGAATCAAGTTCGCAAAGCAAATTGCCAGAGGAATGCTACATCTCCACTCCAATCAACCGCCAGTGATGCACTACAACTTGAAAGCGCAGAACGTCTTGGTTGAGTGCATTCAGTACAACGACGGCGTCCAGTTTATTTGCAaggttgattttttaataattaagaCGTGCCCGTTTATTAAACTCTTTCTAGGTTTCCGATTTCGGTCTTGCATTAATGTCCGGCGTCAGCTCGATTAGGACGGGGCGAGGAGTTGGTTCAAATCCGGCTTTCACGGTCGCTCACATCGCTCCCGAGCGATATTCTATCCGTCCTTACTTTGACGTAGATGACGGGGGTTTAATACATGTAAGTGATTTGGCGAGGAAATCCGACATTTATAGCTACGGAGTTGTGCTGTGGGAAATTCGGGAAAAAGTGCGCCCGTATAAAGGTTTTATCATTTAGTGCGCCTTGCAATGCATTCGAGAATGAACCTTTTAGATATGCCAAATATCGTCATCCACCAATCTAACAAGAGCGGAAGGGAGCTCCCAAGAGGCCGAGCAGCGAATGTTCCGCCACTTTTCAATGACCTTTTGAATAAATGCGTTGAATTCAATCCACAAGATAGGCCCACGTTTCGTGAAGCCTTTCTCAGAATGGTGGAAGCTGAAAATAGTTCGtcattttttgattttcagaAGTATTATGACAAGGCCCTACAACGCGGTGGCTCTGTGTCAATCAATCGGTCTCGTTTAATTGTTGTCGGCCAAGACGGTGCTGGGAAGTCGTGCCTCGTCGACTCTCTTCTTAACCGACCGTTTGAGAGCGGGAAAGCGAGCACGGAAGGAGCGGCCGTCACCATGAGCTACACAGAGGTTAGCGGATGGAAAGCCACCAACAGGAAAGAACACTTGGATCCTCTTATTGCAGAAGGTTGCTATTCTGACAATCTTCAGCAGTCGGCCTTAAAAAAGAACACTTCTGAGTCGACTTATTCTGCTGATAAGATAAAATCCGAGTCTCAGCAGGAGGCAGCACGAACGAAGTCAGTACGTCCAGCGGAAGAGGTTGGCATAGAGGCCAAAATGCTCACACATAATCAGGAGATATTGGTGTCCAGTTTCCTCGCCGAAAAGCCGAGCGTAGAGGATCTCCGCGAGCGAACGCTAGGCGTTCGCGACATATGGGATTTAGGCGGACAAGAAGTTTATCTTGCAACTCACTCTGCCCTCATGCCAAACACTTTTGGTTTGTCTATATACATGGTGGTAATGGACATATCGAAGTCGCTATCTGATACAGCTGAATCATTTTATCGATCAACGGATTCCCAAGTCATTAAACTGTCAAACGATTTTGATTGGATtcgaaaaaatgaagacTTTCCACTCTACTGGTTTGGCTCTATCACGGCGGCCCACCAGGAAACTGAACAAGGCGATTATTGGTTAggcgaggacgaggaggTGAAGTCTCCACCTGTTTTTGCAATAGGTTCTCACCGAGACG from Oscarella lobularis chromosome 1, ooOscLobu1.1, whole genome shotgun sequence includes these protein-coding regions:
- the LOC136187408 gene encoding uncharacterized protein, which codes for MEDLTFHMRSQWRDVARCIVPLFTNSEIEHIELHEREDQPLRFLQAWIEKHGLEATRESLCAALIAVGLASGAKEVFPEIYEKMTKEEVLNWSVQVQPSELDYDEGLGGGACGEVFKATLKKSGKPKKTVAVKVFKDFGRRRKTEKEYELFKKEAAILLQIDENPFILRLIGFCAVPTFYALVTEFVSGGDLSSLLESHEHRAEVDKWETRIKFAKQIARGMLHLHSNQPPVMHYNLKAQNVLVECIQYNDGVQFICKVSDFGLALMSGVSSIRTGRGVGSNPAFTVAHIAPERYSIRPYFDVDDGGLIHVSDLARKSDIYSYGVVLWEIREKVRPYKDMPNIVIHQSNKSGRELPRGRAANVPPLFNDLLNKCVEFNPQDRPTFREAFLRMVEAENSSSFFDFQKYYDKALQRGGSVSINRSRLIVVGQDGAGKSCLVDSLLNRPFESGKASTEGAAVTMSYTEVSGWKATNRKEHLDPLIAEGCYSDNLQQSALKKNTSESTYSADKIKSESQQEAARTKSVRPAEEVGIEAKMLTHNQEILVSSFLAEKPSVEDLRERTLGVRDIWDLGGQEVYLATHSALMPNTFGLSIYMVVMDISKSLSDTAESFYRSTDSQVIKLSNDFDWIRKNEDFPLYWFGSITAAHQETEQGDYWLGEDEEVKSPPVFAIGSHRDVVENDKKRFPDSAAVGKWLSEQGERFEELLRDSDFVRHIVLPKRGKTGKDDEDFREMSHFIQRIFLIDNSASGSGSPCRTVEEIRRRVDCMASTYCRRLQKQPLFWVYLEFLLFRWRNNMKTVVAKVDEIAEIAQEPNICAISSRDEILAALNYLPMLEQFFITRK